The following are encoded together in the Capsulimonas corticalis genome:
- a CDS encoding TolC family protein produces the protein MRFRLSAVSGRVNKRGVSFAAACAALLGSCSQSQAQTAPPVANTFTLQAAETQAMAQNPSARAASQQLIQALAKVDQARAQQRTQISFSSAASASSADVIQGPPDHENFQTLQNTLTIPLPLGLRPRLAVSLAQRQADAARAQFEAARITLLTQVDTAYYDLLRKQALLTLADQTLAEAERSLSEVQKRNKAGDVPQLDVLRAQVPVSAAQAQRAQAENAVTVARQALSALLSRDLDAPLTVQEVDPAHVSDAHTETEVRALAEQRSPDLRAADATVQADEEAVKSARLWREPALSVDLSDARSNDKTGFSRLNTIQATVTIPISDGGLARGQTREAEAALAQAKAQRESARSSAVTAAGAAYLNARSAAVQSRSAAEARANAQIVYDKTLLGYQQGLFPLSDVLNAQAALAQTRIAETQARYDQAAAESSLALLITPAPEKAAP, from the coding sequence ATGAGATTTCGACTAAGCGCGGTTTCCGGACGGGTAAACAAGCGCGGTGTTTCTTTTGCGGCCGCATGCGCGGCGCTGCTCGGTTCGTGTTCGCAATCCCAGGCGCAGACGGCTCCCCCCGTCGCCAACACATTCACTCTCCAGGCCGCCGAGACGCAGGCGATGGCGCAAAACCCCAGCGCCCGCGCGGCGTCCCAGCAGCTCATTCAGGCGCTGGCGAAGGTGGATCAGGCCAGGGCGCAGCAGCGGACGCAGATCTCCTTCAGCAGCGCGGCGAGCGCATCCTCGGCGGACGTTATTCAGGGACCGCCCGACCACGAAAACTTCCAGACACTCCAAAATACGCTGACGATTCCCCTGCCCCTCGGACTGCGGCCCCGGCTCGCGGTCAGCCTGGCGCAGCGGCAGGCGGACGCCGCCCGCGCGCAGTTTGAGGCCGCGCGCATCACCCTGCTCACTCAGGTGGATACGGCGTATTACGATCTGCTGCGCAAGCAGGCTCTCCTCACGCTCGCCGATCAGACACTCGCCGAGGCCGAGCGCTCGCTGAGCGAAGTTCAAAAACGCAACAAAGCCGGCGACGTTCCGCAGCTGGACGTGCTGCGGGCGCAGGTTCCGGTCTCGGCGGCGCAGGCGCAGCGCGCGCAGGCGGAGAACGCCGTGACGGTCGCCCGGCAGGCGCTCAGCGCCCTGCTGTCTCGCGACCTGGACGCGCCGCTCACGGTACAGGAAGTGGATCCGGCGCACGTCTCCGACGCGCATACCGAAACCGAGGTCCGCGCGCTCGCCGAGCAGCGCTCCCCGGATCTGCGGGCGGCCGACGCGACGGTCCAGGCGGATGAGGAGGCGGTAAAGTCCGCGCGGCTCTGGCGCGAGCCCGCCCTGTCCGTGGATCTCAGCGACGCGCGCAGCAACGACAAAACCGGGTTTTCCCGGCTCAACACGATCCAGGCGACCGTCACCATCCCGATCTCGGACGGCGGGCTGGCGCGGGGCCAGACCCGCGAGGCCGAGGCGGCGCTGGCGCAGGCCAAGGCGCAGCGCGAATCGGCGCGCAGCAGCGCCGTCACCGCGGCCGGCGCTGCGTATCTGAACGCGCGCAGCGCCGCCGTCCAGTCGCGATCGGCGGCCGAGGCCCGCGCCAACGCCCAGATCGTTTACGACAAAACGCTGCTCGGATACCAGCAGGGCCTGTTCCCGCTGTCCGATGTTTTGAACGCGCAGGCCGCGCTCGCCCAGACGCGCATCGCCGAAACGCAGGCGCGGTACGACCAGGCCGCCGCCGAATCCTCTCTTGCCCTGCTCATCACTCCCGCTCCGGAAAAGGCCGCTCCATGA
- a CDS encoding PAS domain S-box protein, with translation MPESLHDKEAARLAALQSYHVMDTLPEQDFDDLVHLASSICGTPIALISLVDDHRQWFKAKYGLDAAETPRELAFCAHSIQQRNVFIVPDATKDPRFSGNSLVTDAPEIRFYAGAPLITPSGHALGSLCVIDLEPRELTEAQISALQALSRQTVNQLEMRRYAAERAELNAELERRVADRTAQLAHTNERLEREIAERSAAEDALSESKARRDAIMASALDCIITIDESGLIVDWNRVSETTFGYLAADVIGQELTTRIVPPELQDAHRAGMRHFLATGDGPVLNKRIEVPAMRADGSRLPVELTITPLNIAGRRLFTAYLRDISDRKQAEEELRSSHEELEFRVRQRTHELASANEKLSTLIAASPAAIFTFGLDGLLQSWSHGAELLFGWSEAEVLGGALPFVPADSRQSSQKMIDSLLAGNALNGAETRRVRRDGAEVDISISAGPLRDSSGGIIGAIAVVVDITERKQVEQTLQKEREFLNAMLDTMYEGVVACDANGVLTTFNVASRTFHGLPEEPIPSEQWAQHYQLFRADGQTQMEMAEIPLFRALQGESVRNIEMVIAARGAAPRTVLASGQAIYSPAGEKLGAVVAMHDITESKRVEQALRDAEEKYRSIYEHAAEGIFRTTPQGRFLDVNPAFARLLGYDSPEEVVETYTDIANQLYAHPEHRASEHMSADGCVEGYEVEFRRRDGGCLWVSMYARCVFAPDGSQEYFEGTIRDITERKAAEQALQAKNEQLEIQKNELDQARAAALASAKTKSEFLANMSHEIRTPMNGVIGMAGLLLDTSLSAEQREYARIIQGSGDTLLTIINDILDFSKIEAGKMAIETNDFDLRESIKAVAEILGPRAQDAGLTLATQVASEIPARLRGDAGRIRQILTNFLGNAIKFTPAGEVSISASVVPDDFAEIRVRLAVHDTGIGIPLHRQAAVFDSFTQADGSTTRKYGGTGLGLTISRQLTELMGGRIGLESAPGSGSTFWIELPLEKVASSQESAAADSTESAPSHAAPAPAVGEMQSALGLRILLAEDNPINQKVALRLLEKWGCAADAVANGFDALEALEHGKYDLVLMDVQMPEMSGLEATEAIRLRERKTGRRIPIFAMTANAMAGDRDDCLDAGMDDYISKPVKPIELHEKLMGVWRSLAESAAA, from the coding sequence ATGCCGGAGTCCTTACACGACAAAGAAGCCGCGCGGCTGGCGGCTCTGCAATCTTATCACGTGATGGATACGCTGCCGGAGCAGGATTTCGACGATCTTGTGCATCTGGCGAGCTCCATTTGCGGGACTCCGATCGCGCTGATTTCTCTGGTGGACGACCATCGTCAGTGGTTCAAAGCGAAATATGGGCTGGACGCCGCCGAAACGCCGCGCGAACTGGCGTTCTGCGCGCACAGCATCCAGCAGCGAAACGTCTTTATCGTGCCGGACGCCACCAAGGACCCGCGCTTCTCCGGCAACTCCCTCGTCACCGACGCGCCTGAAATACGGTTTTACGCCGGCGCTCCGCTCATCACCCCCTCCGGACATGCCCTGGGATCGCTTTGCGTGATCGACCTCGAGCCGCGCGAGCTTACGGAAGCGCAGATCTCCGCGCTGCAAGCCCTCAGTCGGCAGACCGTGAACCAGCTGGAGATGCGCCGGTACGCCGCCGAACGCGCGGAACTGAACGCGGAGCTGGAGCGGCGCGTGGCCGACCGGACGGCGCAGCTCGCTCATACGAATGAGCGACTGGAACGCGAGATCGCCGAACGCAGCGCCGCCGAAGACGCGCTGAGCGAAAGCAAAGCCCGCCGGGACGCGATCATGGCGTCCGCGCTCGACTGCATCATCACCATCGACGAATCTGGCCTCATCGTCGACTGGAACCGAGTCTCGGAGACCACCTTCGGATACCTGGCGGCGGACGTGATCGGACAGGAGCTGACCACGCGGATCGTGCCGCCGGAGCTGCAGGACGCCCACCGAGCGGGAATGCGGCATTTCCTGGCGACCGGCGACGGCCCCGTTCTCAACAAAAGAATTGAAGTCCCCGCCATGCGCGCCGACGGATCGCGGCTGCCGGTCGAGCTGACGATCACGCCGCTCAACATCGCGGGCCGCCGACTGTTCACCGCTTACCTGCGAGACATCTCCGATCGAAAGCAGGCCGAGGAAGAGCTGCGGAGCAGCCATGAAGAGCTGGAGTTCCGCGTGCGGCAGCGCACCCACGAACTGGCGAGCGCGAACGAAAAGCTGTCGACCCTGATCGCGGCGTCGCCGGCCGCGATCTTCACCTTCGGCCTCGACGGCCTTCTGCAAAGCTGGAGCCATGGCGCGGAGCTGCTGTTCGGCTGGAGCGAAGCCGAGGTCCTGGGCGGCGCGCTGCCGTTCGTGCCCGCCGACTCCCGCCAATCGTCCCAGAAGATGATCGACAGTTTGCTGGCCGGCAACGCCCTCAACGGCGCCGAAACGCGCCGTGTCCGGCGCGACGGCGCGGAAGTCGATATCAGCATTTCGGCCGGCCCGCTGCGCGATTCCTCGGGAGGCATTATCGGCGCAATCGCCGTCGTCGTCGATATCACGGAGCGCAAGCAGGTCGAACAGACGCTGCAAAAAGAGCGCGAATTCCTCAACGCCATGCTGGACACGATGTACGAGGGCGTGGTCGCCTGCGACGCAAACGGCGTGCTCACCACGTTTAACGTCGCCAGCCGCACATTCCATGGCCTGCCGGAAGAACCGATTCCCTCGGAGCAGTGGGCGCAGCACTATCAGCTCTTCCGGGCCGATGGGCAAACCCAGATGGAGATGGCGGAGATTCCGCTGTTCCGCGCGCTGCAAGGCGAATCCGTACGCAACATCGAGATGGTGATCGCCGCCAGGGGCGCCGCGCCACGCACCGTGCTGGCGAGCGGCCAGGCGATCTACTCCCCAGCGGGCGAAAAGCTGGGGGCCGTGGTCGCGATGCACGACATCACGGAATCCAAACGCGTCGAACAGGCGCTGCGCGACGCCGAAGAGAAGTACCGCAGCATTTACGAACACGCCGCCGAGGGGATCTTCCGAACCACCCCGCAGGGCCGGTTCCTGGACGTCAACCCGGCCTTCGCGCGCCTTCTGGGATACGACTCGCCGGAAGAAGTCGTCGAAACCTACACCGATATCGCCAATCAGCTCTACGCTCACCCCGAGCACCGCGCCTCGGAGCATATGAGCGCGGACGGATGCGTGGAGGGCTACGAAGTCGAGTTTCGGCGCAGGGACGGCGGGTGTCTCTGGGTGTCCATGTACGCCCGATGCGTTTTTGCGCCCGACGGCTCCCAGGAGTACTTCGAAGGGACCATCCGTGATATCACGGAGCGCAAAGCCGCCGAGCAGGCGCTGCAAGCCAAGAACGAACAGCTGGAGATCCAGAAGAACGAACTGGATCAGGCCCGCGCCGCCGCCCTGGCTTCGGCCAAGACGAAGTCCGAGTTTTTGGCCAATATGAGCCATGAGATCCGCACGCCGATGAACGGCGTCATCGGCATGGCCGGCCTGCTGCTGGACACCTCGCTGTCGGCGGAGCAGCGGGAGTACGCCCGCATCATTCAGGGCAGCGGAGACACGCTGCTGACCATCATCAACGACATCCTCGATTTCAGCAAGATCGAGGCCGGAAAGATGGCGATCGAAACCAACGATTTCGATCTGCGCGAATCGATCAAGGCGGTCGCGGAGATCCTCGGCCCGCGCGCCCAGGACGCAGGGCTGACGCTCGCCACCCAGGTCGCTTCCGAGATCCCGGCCCGGCTGCGCGGAGACGCCGGCCGCATCCGGCAGATTCTCACGAACTTTCTGGGCAACGCCATCAAGTTCACCCCCGCCGGAGAAGTTTCGATCAGCGCGAGCGTGGTTCCCGACGATTTCGCGGAGATCCGCGTGCGTCTCGCGGTCCACGACACCGGGATCGGCATTCCTCTGCACCGTCAGGCCGCCGTATTCGATAGCTTCACGCAGGCCGACGGCAGCACGACCCGCAAATACGGCGGAACCGGCCTGGGCCTCACCATCAGCCGCCAGCTCACGGAGCTGATGGGCGGCCGGATCGGCCTGGAAAGCGCCCCCGGGTCCGGCAGCACCTTCTGGATTGAACTGCCGCTGGAAAAGGTCGCCTCGTCCCAGGAAAGCGCCGCCGCCGACTCGACCGAATCAGCGCCGAGCCACGCCGCGCCCGCCCCGGCCGTCGGCGAGATGCAGAGCGCGCTTGGCCTGCGCATCCTGCTTGCCGAGGACAATCCGATCAATCAAAAGGTCGCCCTGCGGCTGCTCGAAAAATGGGGATGCGCCGCCGACGCCGTCGCCAACGGGTTCGACGCTCTGGAAGCGCTGGAACACGGAAAGTACGACCTGGTCCTGATGGATGTCCAGATGCCCGAAATGAGCGGCCTCGAAGCGACCGAGGCGATCCGTCTCCGAGAACGAAAGACCGGACGGCGCATCCCCATCTTCGCCATGACCGCCAACGCCATGGCGGGCGACCGCGACGATTGCCTCGACGCCGGCATGGACGATTACATCTCGAAACCCGTCAAACCGATCGAGCTGCACGAGAAACTGATGGGCGTCTGGCGAAGCCTCGCCGAGTCCGCGGCGGCTTAG